AATTCCCATTATGTAACCTCCAATGATGCTTATCACTGGGTGTTCTCCTGACCAGAGGTTCTTTTTGAGGTGAGTTTCTTCCATTACCATTGCCAGCTCTCATCCACGTACCATATTGGTTTTCTAAGTGCCCTCTATCTACAAGGACCAGTCTCTTGCAGTTTCTCTCACTATGCCCTACAATTCCACAATTGTAGCAGAAGTCTGGGCACCTCTCGTACTTGAAGCTCACCCATTTTGTAGACCCTTCCACCTTCACTATTGATCCCCTTAGCAAGGGTTGGGATATATCAGCTACCACCAATAGCTTAATAtgccttccttctttgctaCCCGTCTGAGGGATGATTACCTCCTTCACACCATTGAACACTACTCCAATTTTTCTCCCTACCTCCTTGGACATCCAATGTACTGGAAGATTCCAGACTTGAACCCATAGGGGGGCCTCATTAAAAGCACTTTCATCCTCTTCAATACCTTCAAACCACCTGTTCAAGACTAGAATCTGACTATCCATAATCCATGGCCCCCCCTCAATGATCCTTTCCCTTTCCTGCTCCCCCCAAATGAAGAACTGAAAGAAATTGGGGCCTAGTTCAACAACTTTGAGGTCTTTTGGATAGCTCCAAGCTGATGTAACAAAGCTCTTCACACCAGTGTAGTTGACTATTTTTTCTCCTTTAAATTTCCCCAGCAAGCTCAACTGACATTCTTTTACCCCTAAGTTAATTTCAGTTCTGTCCAAATCAGCCAAACttccctaaaatttcagctaaGTCCTCTGCCATGACTTCACCCAGAGATCCTTAGGTATTCCACCAACCAAAATCTGACTGTCACAAAGTCTCTGGCTGGAGCTGTAAACGACAGCAGAAAAACAAGACTACCAGAGCCTAACAGTGAAatgaaacaaaggaaaagaaaaggccgAATGTTTAATGCACATGAAAATTTAAAAAGCAAGGTAAGACAGATCCATCCTGTTAGAGCCAATAAAACTAAAGCTTACACCACTCATCAGAAGCTACATGCACATCTGGACCCCTCTTGCGGTCTTTATCTTCTTTTGAGCCAGCTGCAACACTGGGGACCCAGAAGTATCCTCAATGTCGTAGTATTGAGTTCTTGCCTACGCCTTTTGGCTGCGTATTACTCCGGAATATGAGGTTGGTTTAGATTAGTGCTTTGTTTCGGACATTGAAGGTTCGAATTTTGAAGTTTTGGGAATTgaagtttgaaagtttgaaaATGTTATCACTTTTAGACGCTCCCACCAAAAGGGAGGGCAGCTCTCaatgaagagagagaaaggCTCTCAATGAAGAGAGAGTGGTTAATCCCAGTTATTGACTTGTACCCCAAATTATAATGGATTGTCACATAATATTTGTCATATATTGAGCACACAATCCAAATTATAGCTCTGAAGCAAATATCTAACTACTAATTACTTAAAGTCATGAACTTAGATTTTATTGTCATCCTTTAGAAATGCCATTTTAAAACATAACAAACTTTAGTGAACATGTTTTGGCTTAGTCCAGAGTAGCAATATTGACAATACCTAGCAAATAACTGGCTTGCAAAACTAAGGGCCATTATATGTGttgaaaaattataaaattttgtgaaaacATTTTGAATACAAAACCAAAAATTAatagtcaaaaattcaattttaAGACTATAAACAATCTAGCTTGAGTATGAAATCACGTTTCATGTCATACAGCACCACAGATTCATTCTTCAAGAAAACCAGCAAGAACATGTAAGACACATCTTTGATCCATTGGAATATTGCAATTTCCGTTCAATAATATTAGCTAACAAATTTCAAATCTGCTAAAGCTAATATCATTTAGTAAACCAAAATGAAACTCCAGAAACGAGATTCGCATATAATGAACCAAAAAGGAAACACTATCATTAAGGACAGATAGATTGGCTAACAAATAATAATGGAATGCAAAGGATTGGCTAATATGCTGAGAGAAACGTGATTATGCATCACTTTCAGAGCAGTAAAGACATGAATtaacagaaaaaagaatgaggTGGTAGTAGTAGGAGAAGCACCAGTGAAGCATGCTGCGGAAGGAGCAGGTAAAATTCTATTAAATTCTTGGCAGTTTGCTATATGCTATAAATTACTGTACATTCAAATCTCAAAAATCAAAGATCCAGCAAAAGTATTTTCTCTAACGGTGCCGTTAACGCAAGCCAAAGTTATTTCTACCTTTTGCTTTTCCAACCGGCCACCGATAGTCATGCAGTAATTTGAAGCTAGAATTTCAATGACAGATGGAGAGATAAAAAACAATAAGATGAGTTGGACACAGGAAGAAATCATTAACAGAGAATAAAAGGCACAGTTTATTGGACAAAGTACACCCAAATACTATCATATTGAGCATTGATATCTCAGACAGGACAAAGTACACCCATATCAGGTTCTGCTCGTTTACCCCGCTTTGCATCAATTAATCCACTCCAGCCACTTTAGccacagttttttttttttttttggtttatttatgCATACTTTGTTGTTTTGTTTGATTTGTTGTGTAGAACAGGCACAATAGCAATGTTGTAGCAATGAACATCAGTTTTCACTAATTTGGTGCTTATGCTTGTGGCTAGAGTTGGATCACTTGTATTAGATGAAAAGCTAGACTTGAGAAGATAGATTTTGTACTAAACCTacccggaaaaaaaaaaaacaaattccGGTACTGTGAATAACAAATAAGGAGTTTATGTAGAAATTTGTGTAGCCTCAAATTAATTTATTGCTATATGAAGTTTCTTATAAGATACTATTATCCTATGCTACAACGAGCAAAGATTTTGGATATTATCTTCAGTCAACAGCTTGCTTAGAGGTATTCTTATTAAGTGTtgtattgatgcaaaaataacttttttctttATCCTACCTTCAACTTTTGTTATTAGGAATTTCCTATACAATGAAAGgataaatcaaatttaaaagaaGATAGGACCTTAGACTTTCTAGTGCATATAGAACTATCAAATCCAACTTTTGGAATTGCCAATCATATGCACTTGcgcttttttttaaaaaaaatcctctGCTCAAATTTAATATTAGAAATTTGCCAAACCTGGAACAATTGAACCAATCATTTGGCAAGCCCTTTTAACTTTTAAGATCCCTCAAAACACATTTTCCACTAGGTTATAGGGCAGATCGAGTCTCCGGTCTTTATGGCCTAGTATTAATATATCTTACTAGAATTGGAATAATCAAACCATTTTCTTATGTGTATCTTACATATCCCAACCTCCTCATTGCAGATTACTTTTGGGGATTGTGATTCCAATCTCTTCCATCTCTTTTCTCCaatcaaactaatttatatcgGGTTGATTCTGGAAGTTTGCAATTCTTCATTATCAACTTGACTGGCATGACTTTGCCTTATGCTAGCCATGCCAATCCCATGAATTGGTTAAAAGAAACCAATCTTAGAATTTTGCGTTTCTACATGTTGAGGTTCCCAGAGTTAAAGATCTAGGATTTTAGTCTCATAAATTGTACATTGAGTGCGAATTTATATTAGTGTTTCCTCtactcaaaataaaaaaaaatcagtgtTTCCTCCATCATTCGtgaattagtgaaaattttacTAAATTGCAACCTATTAATGTGAGTTCAACAATAGTGGGTTACTTAAAATCCTATATAGTCCTCTGTCTCCAAAGttatcttcttttctttcttccttctcactAACTTTTTGACTCTAACTTCCTTCGCTTCGCAAACAGAACATCATCCTCCTCGGTTGGCTTTCCTCCCCCTCCCTATGGctttttatatatatagataATGTTTGCAATAAAATCTTTTTTTAAGGTCTTCTAGTGTGAGTTTTCTCCTCTCCTAGAGATTGCTGAtaggagtttttttttcttttctagaaaTTTCTAGTAGGAGTTGTATGTAGTTTTCCAATTTCTTTTACTagatctgttttttttttcaaatttggttGTTAGATTTGAGATTCATTAAATCTATTTAGTAGATCTTATAATATTTGGACTTGAAACAATTAATCAATAGATCTAACAATCGAAATTATGTATAGATGTTCTTAGGGctataatttttttatcttatttattggaatatttttgaaactttacATTATAATTTTATCAATTATTCAGATGCATTGTTTCTATTTTTTAGATCTTTAGTTTCTATGTATGTTCGATGATGTAATTTCGTTATTAGTGTAGAATttcattattagtttttttgccctttttacAACAAATATTAAGAggaaactagaaaaaaaaaagtgttactTTTCAACAAAGAAAGCGCATAGGAAAAGAATATTAAAATTTGCCTCAAATAGTTGTCTTCATTTTGCGTATTGTTGTCATCTGCAGCCCATTTTCATTAGCATTAGATCTAGAAATAGCTTAGGATATcaagccaaaagaaaaaaatatatataaaaacttGTGCAACAAACTTCCTCAATCTTTAGATTAGCCGTACTTTTGCCAAGAAAACCTTGGTCTTGTGGCTAAAATTGAGAATCCAAGAATTAGAGATCTTAGATTATAATCCATCTGCCCTTTCATGCTTTCTTAAATTTTACCTCTCTCTGctagaaaaattttccaaattagCAGTACTTTTGAACGTTTAAAGAAAGTAAAATATTctaaacttttttcttttctgtttaatCTTTTAGTTTCCATTCTAAGTGATCAACTATTCAAACTgatcaaaatgaaaaatcaaataAACTGGATGACAATTTTGTTGAGTGGTTTTTACACTTCTTTATCCAACTCGTCTCACTTTGCAACTGATCCTTCCTCTAGAGAAATTAATGGGAATCAATTTAAGATCTTCTAAGGTCGAAATAGGTTGTTTAGTTTTGCATAAAGGATTTCATTAGAATTTATCATGCATTCTAACCAGAGACCTCACATATCAAAACGCTTCTTCAAGAAAacacctttttctctttttttttttccttttttaaagagcttatatttttttcaacttaatcttttttttctttttattgcaAATATATCCGTTCTTTACagtttaaatagaaaaattgcatcattttttgAGATTGGATGTAATCCATCTCTTTCCACTATAcatataaaatttgaaaatacgccttcatgttttgaactattTTATCACAATCGAAGAAGATGGAGCAACTTTTACTCTACTGCTACAATTGAACGCccttaattttttgaaaattattaaataACTTATAAAAATTTTAGGATTTTAATATTGCCTCACTCTTGCCTCCTCATTTTTCAAAAGTACTCTATCTAGCCCCTCCATTGTCCTCCAAAAGTATTGAAATTTTTTACGTTTGCCCTcactatttctaaaatagaaCCTTGAAATATAACATAAAGCTATTTTTAATTTCTCTATGTTTACTTAACGTTGAACTTCATTTATATGTCCAAGCATATGAATTACAAGTGAACCAAATAATTCTTTGACATTTAACTGTGTGCAGATAATCTGCCTCTTGGACAAGTTAAAATGTCTATGTTTTAGTTTTATAAGTAATATTAACAGTTCTGCAATCATATCATTAAATGACCTGATAACTACTACACAAAATAAATCACAAActatataaaattttttatttgatttttgtaatGTTCAATAAATTTGCTCATATGTATTAAATTTTTTGTGACAAATACTTCTATCAAAAAAGTTGCAAACCACAGGTTGTGAGTTGAATCTACGATTATTTCATCCTCTGAATAAAAGTCGTGACTTTCTACTGctgcttcttttgttgagttacGTTGTCTGCAACATGAGCACTTACTCCCTTACAATTTGCGTGCGAATAAAAGGTACAGCTTGTGCATCAAGGACACAAGCAGCCCTAACTATTGGGGGAAGTTGATTAATTAACATGATCAAACACGTAATCatgacacaaatccaaatctGCAACCTTATCCGCCATCGAATTTACCTCCCTATAAACATGTGCCAGAGGAGCCCGCAATTCCTCGAGAAAAAACAAATTTGCTCACAAGATAGTCTGAACTCGTATTCCACATAATTTTGAATCTAGACAAAGAATCAAGTTGAAAGTTGCAGAATAACCTTTGACCTTTATAAATCACAAGATTACTAACTAAGATAAGATCTTAATCCACAATATAATAAGATGAGCCACCAAGAATGGTTGGTAGAATGATGCCATAATCATGAATGGTTGGTATATTTCTAGATCACAACTCCGATCCCAGCATTATGAAACCATTCATTTTATACATGTagtcaaattttagatttattgtGAAACATGGTAAAAATCATGAATGACTAGATAGAAATCGATGCAGAAACCACTGTATCACATGAATGCTATTACatatttctttcatttctttctctctatctcttttttttcttgttttaaaataaaatttatgaaTATGATTAAATAGGActttagataaaaaaaatattaaagaccaacaaaaatgaaaataaaaaaatttgagaaaaagaaagttgTAGTGAGAATCAAACTTTAGTGTCTATAAATTTGGTTTTATGCATGTACTGACACGGTCTTCGTGGAAGGACTAATATTTTAGTTTGACAAAACATAATTAGTGCTTTTATGTACTAAGCTTGTGTAGTAGACAAACATTTCCCCTAATAAACTTGTATGCTTGGGCAGTAATCAAGGACAAGTCTTCTAATTGTGAAATCACTTGatattaaaatttataattGAAAAGATCCTAAATCATTCTAAATATctaatatttagatatttttcttttaaatcattCTACTGATTTTGTGACAAAAAGgtcaaaaatttgttttattttaatatCGACAAATGTTTCTATTATCTAATTTCAATTAAAATTGCATATCATAATAACAATTAAATTTGGTTTTAATTCTTTTTGTGCTGTTGTAatgtacttttctttttttcttttttcttgtgaaCTTAAAATTCTAAGAAAGTATACTTAGAAATTTGAGTTTATAAAATAAGCCAAATTCCTTCTAAGCACTCGGAATAAATATCCATTACTTAGAAAGTTCATTTGTTAAGTATACTAAATTCCTCCATCAACACGTAGTTAtgatttgttaaattttgataATCCAAAGCAAATGGAGAGAACTTTTACTCTGAGGGTAGCAATGAAAGCTGAGAAATATAGTTACTCGTGTATTCATCTGATTCTAATAATATGATGATCACATTATCCTATAATACAATGGTGGAGACATATTTATAGGAAAAAATAGATTAAGTCACCAGAGGAATAGAATGAAATAATTGATAGAATTGTTACTCATCGTATATATGATGTGTAGCATAACTGTAGAACACCGACCCTCAAGCTTGAGATTTGAGTCCACCAAGAAACCATCAGTAAAGCTACTCAAGAAACATTTTAAGGTTATTGATTTAGGTATTCGTTGTGCTtttgtttaataattttattcacttttatttattttctatataATTTCCATATTTGTTTCCATACTACATTTTTGGTATTTTCTGGGATTTGCTCGTTGATCATATTTAGTAGCTTCTCTATTTTATTGTCTCTGTTATTTGTTGCTAATAGCTAGGGGTATTAATTAGCCTTTCTGAGCCGGACTCTGGTACACTAATCCCAAGAGCAATGACACAACTATAAATTTAATTCGAGCAAAGTATTATTGCAAATTTGCCCCTttcccttttatcttcacttgccaAGCAGTATATCTCAACAACCCAATCTTCGCAAACTGTCATTTGTCAGTTTTTCACCACTTCCATTCACTGCGTTTCCAAGCAGTTACCCCGTGCAGTTGCCTAGGTTTGGAATGTAATCTGCAATCAAAATTTTGGTAGTTGTTGACGTAATTAGCCCTTAATTAGCCTCTTGTAATGAGAAAAGCCGGTGCTTCACTTTGATAAATTGAACATTTGACTCTGGGCATAGGTTAAGGGGTCAAATCTCTTGACTtacatttttttccaaaattcctgaaaatttcatttcaagTGAACAAGCACTTGTCTAATTCGATGGTGATTTAGTCCTTTCGAGTTCCCCATTGATCCCTTTGAATCCATCCCTTCCCTCTTGTGTAGGGTAGGAGTAGATGTAAATTAGAAATTATCGTATCAATAAAAAAGACTTTGAGAAATTGAAAGTCTCATGTTATCAGCCCTCATGCCCAATGGTTTTTGTATCACTGGCCAAAGACTCAAATCTCACAATGGATCTTCTCTTTTATTTCTGGTTTCACTTTctatcccactttttattatattactattttttcttcataaacatcatattttaattattttttatttccttaaagtctaataactattaactaaataatacaaaaaatttaacaaactgaaaaaataaaaatatgtagaaaaacgagatttttatgaattttctgctgttttttttatttttattatatattactttttggaaattgttatatttatttttttactgtGCTAGTGGTTATTTGATAGTAAgccaataaaaaaattaaaatatgaaaatgaaatagtaatataataaaatattgaACAGAAGGTGTAACAAGAAGTGGGATGAAAAATGAGTTGTACTCGATTCCGCCAATAATTCAATTGCACAATACACATGTCCATGCATATATGGTAAATTGTGTGATTTTAGCCCCGGGGCTTTCGGCTGGCCACGTAGACATCAAACAAATAAGCATAGCCCATTGTTCAGCCGTAGTACAAGCCCATACAAGTTGGTCGATAATTTGATATCTTTATGCTGACTTTGTCCACAACCCAACCGATAACCCATCGTATTGCCGCTTtaaatatacacacacacacacatatatatatatatatatatatgtatatatatatatatgtatatacacgCGCACACACAATAGCATAATACTCCATTTGGGAAAGTTTGTGCTTTTCCGTTTCTATTTATTGCTATGAACAAAATAGTACATTTGTTTTACATTAAGGAAAAATATAACATAAACCTGTTTggtgcatgatgccattttaaacataaaaagGTAATTATATTTAGTTTGACAATACCATTTGTTGTGTGAAAAAATTGATGGATGTGTTTCAAAGTTGATGCAATGTATACAAGTAAATATGGATTGGGCTATTAAGCTCGACCCAAATAGTAATATCAAATCAAATGGTTAATATGTTTAATACTTATACAtgttcaaaacaaataaaattatgcgaaaatttttttatttgttaaataaCATATTTAACTTAAATCACTATTCTTTTAATTAAACAATATCTAATCAAAAAGTtagtaaatatatatatgctaaATTCATAAATTTGGTTTTTTTTCGCTCATATATTATGTAGAacatttttaaatattaaaaatatgtATAATTCAAGTCAACCTGTTCTTGGTCTGAAAgcatatttcaaaaaaaaaaattgagatgagACACGGGGTGAAGCTACGTGTAATtaacttttatttaaaaatgtcCTTCAAGTAGTATGGAATTTCATCGAAGCTCCAAGACTTGCCCCCCTTCCCTGCGGGAAATAAAAGGATAAACCAAACCTAAGTTGATCCCACTAGGAGAGAAAATCAAGTCTTTTATTCTTTATATACCATTAACAAAGTCAAATTTATTGTATTTGATTTTCCAACCGTTAGAAGAGAGCGATTATCTTTCCTAATTTTTAGAATTATCTTTCTAAAATCTAGGAGAAAAACAAGGAGTAACTAAAATgtgggaaggaaaaaaaaggaatattTTAGAATTATCTTTCCAATATTTAGGAGAAAACaaggaataaataaaaagtgGGGAGTAAAAAAAGGAACCTATTAAATTTCTGACTCTGGTTAAAACTACCGATAAATAGAAAACTCTATAATTAATCAATTACTTAAAGATTTTGACTCGAGCCAGCCCGAACTCGACTCGAACCGCTCGCGAGCCGTTCGTTTGTAGTTCTAAATCGTACAAATGTAAGTCTTTGATAGGTGGAGTTTGGGCCATAAAGTAAGATTCTTCCCTTGTTTTGGCTTTAGGCCCGTCAAAGCCCAACAAGGACCAAATTAATGGTTTATGAGCCGGGCTAGGCCACAATAAGTGGCAGCTAACTGACTAGGATTACGTGTGGTAAGATGAGATTATAAATGGTGGTTGAATAAAGATATCATGAAACCCGATTCACaaccttaatttttttttattttttaatttttacgagacaagaaaagaaaagtcatCTTCAATCGAGAATAAGTGAAGAATCACTGTTGATActcttaaaaaaaaggaaaaaagagtcATCTTCAATCAAAGCAATAATAATTACTTCCATTTTATGCACAATATTATGAAATTGAttatcaaagaaaagggaagggaTAAGGAAAAATAGAGGTGCTGCAACAGAAATTTGGCATGTTATTTCTTGTATTCTCATATTTTTCAGTCAAGTATATAAGTAT
This sequence is a window from Coffea eugenioides isolate CCC68of chromosome 7, Ceug_1.0, whole genome shotgun sequence. Protein-coding genes within it:
- the LOC113777071 gene encoding uncharacterized protein LOC113777071, with the translated sequence MDSQILVLNRWFEGIEEDESAFNEAPLWVQVWNLPVHWMSKEVGRKIGVVFNGVKEVIIPQTGSKEGRHIKLLVVADISQPLLRGSIVKVEGSTKWVSFKYERCPDFCYNCGIVGHSERNCKRLVLVDRGHLENQYGTWMRAGNGNGRNSPQKEPLVRRTPSDKHHWRLHNGNWVEVVKHKQLDPGQGNSVPYINRGGALSNAVELQNQDLRKDKGESVTNNNPKSAPKAMARRQSKEATIVASLDKLNIESEKAEERAARVLSAREKARTSLEMEESSQEASQTDVQISEQELAKVTANQEE